CTTCCAGATTGAGGGCGTAGGCGTCGGGGGAGGAGCTCTTGCGGAAGGTGCGTCCGCTGGTCATCAGCTTGATCACATCCACCCCCATGGCCAGCAGTGTCCGTACCGCCTTGCGCACCTCGTCGGGGGAGTCCATGGTGTGCCGTTCCGCCACGGCGAGGTGGGGTGGGTAGACGGGGAAGTCGGCCCCGGTGGGCATGATCTTGTAGCCGCTCACCAGCATCCTCGGTCCCGGTACCAGGCCGTCGGCCACGGCGTCCCGCAGGGCGATGTCCACACCGTCCTCGGCGCCGAGGTCGCGGACGGTGGTGAACCCCGCCTCCAGGAGCTCCCGGGCGTTGGCGGCGCAGCGGAGCGTCTTGCAGGGGACGCCTTCGGTGAGCTGCTCCAGCTCCCCCCGCCCCCGGGAGAGCTGGACGTGGGTGTGGGTGTCGATCAGCCCGGGCATGACGGTGGTCCCGGGGGCGTCCACCACCCGGAAGCCTTCCGGTATGGCGGCGTCTCCGGGACGTATCTCCAGGATCCGGCCGTCCTCGACGAGGAGGGCTCCGCCCTCCGTGGCGGTGTGGGCCCTGCCGTCGTAGAACCGGTCGGCCCGGATGGCGAAGGCTTTCGTGCCGTGTTGCCGTGCGTTGCTGTCCATAGGTGGTTCTCCTCTCTGTCCGGTTCCGGCGGTGCTATCCGTCGTCGCTCGTCACGGCGGTTTCCACCGCAAGGGGCAGCTCAGCCCGGGCGGAGCTGCGGGCGATCTCGTCCCGGAGGACAAACTGCAGGAGGTACTCCCCCACAGGGAGAGGCTCCGTGTCCAGGGTGACGGTGAAGTAGAGGTCGTGCAGCGCGCTCCGGAGCTCTCTGTGGAAGGTGACGACATCGCGTTTGGCGGCCAGCCTCTCCCCCTCCGGCGAGAGAAACCGGACGTCCAGCGCCAGGCGGATCTCCCGGAGGGTGTCCTGGTTCATCCGCAGGGCGAATCCCTCCACCTCCAGGTAGATGCGGGCCGTCTCCCCGGAGGGGTAGGCGTGGCTCTCCCGGGGCGTGTAGAGGCCGAACCCTTCGATGGAGGCGGCGTAGCGACAGCTGCGGATCTGCAGCGGGGGCCCTTCTCCGATCGGATGATCCGGAGAGGACGCGGTGGGCGGCGTCTCCACGGCGGAGGCGACGGTCCCGGCGAGTGCCGCCAGCAGAAGAGCGAGGATGGTGACGGCGATGGGGCAGGGTGTTCGGTGCATAGGCGTTCTCCTTTCCCTAAAGACTCATGGTATAATATATCATTGCCAGTCAGAGCGGCGGGCCTCCCGTCGCTCTTTTCCGTGATTTTCTATGCAGGAGGCATACAGTATGACTGATTCAACGGGCGGACCACGCGACTTCGGCCGGGTGATCCCCCTTCCGCTGGAAGAAGAGATCAAAAACAGCTATCTGGACTACGCCATGAGCGTCATCGTGGGCCGGGCCCTCCCGGACGCGCGGGACGGCCTCAAACCGGTGCAGCGCCGCATCCTCTACGCCATGCTGGGGCTCGGTCTGCGGCACAACCAGGGCTACAAGAAGTCCGCCCGCGTCGTCGGGGAGACCATGGGTAAGTACCATCCCCACGGTGACTCCGCTATCTACGATACCATGGCGCGGATGGCCCAGGACTTCAGTATGCGCTATCCCCACGTGGATGGCCAGGGAAACTTCGGCTCCATCGACGGCGATCCGCCGGCGGCCATGCGGTATACCGAGGCCCGTCTCACCGCACTGGGCGAGGAGATGCTCCAGGATATCGACGAGGACACCGTCGACTGGGGGCCCAACTTCGACGACTCCCTGCAGGAACCGCTCACCCTTCCCTGCCGGCTCCCGAATCTGCTGATCAACGGCAGCTCCGGTATCGCCGTGGGGATGGCCACCAACATCCCGCCCCACAATCTCGGCGAGGTGGCCGATGCGCTCTGCTATATCCTCGACCGCAAGGAGGACGAGGAGGCGGAGCTGGGCGAGGTGATGCGCTTTCTCCACGGACCGGACTTCCCCACCGGGGGGCAGATCCTCGGCCGTGAGGGGATCATCGATGCCTACCGAACCGGCCGTGGGAAGGTGGTCATGCGGGGCCGCACCACCATCGAGGACCTCCCCCGCGGCAAGCAGGCCATCATCATCAACGAGATCCCCTATCTCCTGAACAAGACCACCTTTATCGAAACCATCGCCAAGAACGTACAGACCAAGCAGCTGGAGGGCATCACCGATGTCCGCGACGAATCGGACCGCAACGGCCTGCGCATCGTGCTGGAGATCAGCCGGGACCACAACGCCCAGCTGACCCTGCGCCAGCTCTACAGCCGCACCCAGCTGCAGAGCACCTTCGGGGTGATCAATCTCGCCCTGGTGAACGGTCAGCCCAGGGTGATGCCGCTTCTGGAGATGCTGTCCATCTTCCTGGACTACCGTCGGGAGGTGGTGCGGCGGCGTACGGAGTTCCGGCTGCAGAAGGCCGAGGCCCGGGCCCATATCGTGGAAGGGCTGCTCAAGGCGCTGGATGTCATCGACGAGATCGTCGCCCTGATCCGTGCGTCCAGGGACACCGACGCGGCCCGCGCCGGCCTGATCGAGCGTTTCGATTTCTCGGAGAAACAGGCCCAGTCGATCCTGGACATGCGGCTGCAGCGGCTTACCGGTCTGGAGCGGCAGAAGCTCGAAGAGGAGTATGAGCAGCTGATCCGGCAGATCGAGTACTACCGCTCCGTTCTGGGGGATCCCCAGATCCTGGATGGGGTCATCAAGGAGGAGCTCCTGGATGTCAGGAGGCGTTTCGGCAACGAGCGGAGAACGGAGATCGTCGACGAGATCGGCGATTACTCCAGCGAGGACCTGATCCCCGAGAAGGATCTGGTGGTGGTGCTCTCCCGGGACAGCTATCTCCGCCGGATGCCGCTGGAGGACTACCGCTGTCAGGGCAAAGGCGGCAAGGGGGTCAAGGGGGCCACGCCCAAGGGCGAGGACGAGATCGCCTTCGTGACGGTCGGCTCCACCCACCGAAATGTGCTGCTCTTCACCTCCCGCGGGCGGATCTTCGCCATCCGGGGGCACATGATCCCCCACCCGAAGGCGGGCAAGGGGAAGCACGTCTCCCGCTTTATCGCCCTGGAGGAGGGCGAGCGGGTGGTGGCCATCCGGGACAGCCGGCTGGCCGGGGCGAGGTATGTCTTCTTTCTCACCAAACAGGGCATCGCCAAGCGGATGCCCGCCGACGAACTGGAACGGATCACCCGCGCCGGGCGCCGGATCCTCACCCTCGCCCCGGGTGACGAGATCGCCAGGGTGCGCTGCAGCGGCGGCGGCGAGGATCTGCTCTTCGTCACCGCCGCCGGGAAGGCCCTCCGGGTCTCGGAGGAGGAATTCCGTCCACTGGGTCGGCAGGCCAGAGGGGTGCGCGGCATCCGGCTGGCCGAAGGCGACCATGTGGTGGGCTGCGACATCGTCCGGCCGGGGCGGACCCTGCTGCTGCTCAGCAGGCGGGGACTGGGCAAGCGGGTGCGCTACGACGACTTCACGCCCCGCCACCGGGGCGGCCAGGGTGTCCGGGCGATGAACGCCGGGGCCAGAACCGGCGAGGTCATCGCCTCCTGGGGGGTTGCCGAGAACGACAGCGTCATGGTGATCTCCAGCAGGGGGCGGATGGTGCGCTGCAACGCCTCGGAGATCCGCCTCCTGGGGCGTCAGGCCACAGGCGTCATCGCCGTGCGTCTCGACGACGGCGACAGTGTGGCCGACATGGGTGTCATCCGCTGTGACACCGAAGAGGAGGAGTAACGATGCGGCTGCGTCGCGAGGGCGCTCCCGTTATGGGCGGACTGCTCTTCGCCGTCGCCGGCGGCTGGATCATCGATCCCGCCGTCGCCGCGGGGCTGGCGCCGCTGCTTGTCCTGGTGGTCTGGTTCTACCGGGATCCGCCGCGCAGTGCCGGCGGCGGAAGGGAGGCGGCGGTGAGTCCCGCCGACGGCAAGGTGGTGGAGATCGACTATGCCTCCCATGCCTTCACCGGGCCGGCGTTGCGGATCGGGATCTTCATGTCGCCGCTGGATGTCCATGTCAACCGGGTTCCCCTGAACGGCGCGGTCGCCTTTCTGCGCCATGTCCCCGGCCGCAAGGCCATGGCCTTCCATCCCAATGCGCCGGAGGAGAACGAACGCCTCTACATGGGGTTGCAGAGCGAATTCGGCCCCGTCGTGGTGGTGCAGATCGCCGGCTTCCTGGCCCGGCGGATCAGCTGCTGGGTGCGCGAGGGCGACCATCTGGAGCGTGGAGGGCGGTACGGAATGATCCATTTCGGTTCCCGCGTGGACATCTATCTTCCCCGGAGAATGAGCTGTTCCGTCCGGGAAGGGCAGCGGGTGCGCGCAGGGGAGACCATACTGGGAGTGATGTACGGTGGGGCGGAGGAGTAAGAGGAAGCGGATACCATTCAGCAGGCTTGTTCCGAATATGATTACCAGCGGGAACATCCTCTGCGGTGTGCTCTCGCTGGTGATGACGCTCCATGGGCATATCGTCCCGGCGGCGTGGCTGGTCTTCGTGGCCATGATGTTCGATTTCATGGACGGCAAGATGGCCCGGCTGCTCGGCGGCGGGAGCGAATTCGGCGAGGAGCTCGACAGCCTTGCCGATATGGTCAGCTTCGGGGCGGCCCCGGCGCTGCTGCTCTACAAGGTGGCCCTCTGGGATCTCTGGGGGATCCTCGGGGCCCTGACGGCCGCCTTCTTTGTGATCTGCGGTGCCTTGCGTCTGGCCCGGTTCAACGTCACCCACAGCGACGGAAACTACTTCGAGGGGCTCCCCATTCCCGGAGCCGCTCTGCTGCTCTCCTCGCTTGTCTTCGGCGGGATGGTGCCCCTGCCGCCGGTGATGGCCCTGGTGACGCTGGGCACCGCTTCACTGATGGTCTCCAGCGTACCCTTCGGGAATCTGAAACAACTCCAGTGGGACCATGTCAACCAGCGCAGGCTGGTCTTTCTGGCCGGGCTGCTGGTGGTGCTGGCGGTTGTCTTCCAGGAGCGTTCTCCCCTGGTCGGTACGGTGATCTATGTGGTCAGCGGATTCTTCCGCTTCGACTGGGGCGCCTGGCTGACCATCTCCTGGGTTCCCTCCCGTTCCACCGAACGGGATCTCTAGCCTTCCCGGGGCTGACGGATCCCCTTCCATGGTCTTATTTGCGGAAGAGGAGCACCTGAAAGACGATGCTTTCCCTGTCTTCGTTGATGTAAAAGGGGAGGGTGAAGGTGTAGCCGCTCTCCTCGGGCATGCGGAGGGTCTTGATGTTTTTGCCCTTGAAAAGCTGGGGTGGGGTGAGGTCCAGGCCTTCAAAGCCGAGCTGGGAGAGGGTGACCACCGACTTCCCGCTGACCATGTTGCCGATCTCCCCGATGACGCTCATGGCCATGTCGTCGTCGATGTCGGGGGCGATCATCCCCTGGGAAAGCTTCTCCACATAGGTGGAGAAGGCCTGCTGGTTCATGAAGATGGTTGAGGTGCCGTGGGCGCCCTCGCCGTAGATGGAGACCAGGCTGGCCACCACCGCTCCCGGAGCACGGCTGCCCACGGTGACCCCCTCCTTGTTGAAGGTCAGCTCCAGCCCGAGGGTGCTGCTGACCTCGATCAGGCTTCTTCCCGATGCGTTGACCAGTTTGTGCAGCCGTGCGAGCGTTTCGTTTTCTACCGGCACAGTGGAGGCCTCCCCGGCGGGCTATCCCCGCTCCCCTTGATCCAGGTTCCCGAGTCTCGGCCAGAGGAGATAGACCAACAGAATCGACAGTACAAGCGACGGGAGCATGAAGCTCCCGTTATAGGTGATGGAGTACAACCAGATCGACGTTCCCTCCGGAGCGTAGCTGGCGAAAAAGAGGGCACCCGAGAACACGTGACAGAAGAGCCGCACCGCTGTCCCCAGGCATATGCCGGCCCACAGCGGGGTGCGCAGGAGGGCTGCCGTACCGAGAGCGCCGAATGCCAGCGGGTAGTCGAGAAGCGCCTGCGCGGGATGGACGATGTATCCGCCCAGAGCCAGCTGGAGAAGCCCCGAAACGGCGCCGGCCCCGATGCCCCACCGAAAGCCGTAGCGTAGCGCAAAGAGCAGGAGCGGTACATTCTCGATGGTGATCGAACCGCCCTGGGGCATCCTCCAGATCTTGACGTAGGAGAGGGCCACCGAGAGCGCCACCACCAGAGCCCCTTCAACCATGACGCGTGTGCGAGTGCCGTTCATGCCGCATTCCCCTTTCAGTTGCAGAGAACGGCGCCCGGCACCGCCGGTCGGGGAGTGCCTGCAGGCCCGTTCCCTACGCCGGTACGAACCGGATCAGGTTCCAGGGGTCGGTCTGTTCCTCTCAGCCGTGCTGGGCTCCCCCCGGGCATTCCCGCTTATATCGCCTCCGCCCTCTGTTGTCAAGCCGCGCACCGTTC
This genomic stretch from Synergistales bacterium harbors:
- a CDS encoding chemotaxis protein CheX, which encodes MPVENETLARLHKLVNASGRSLIEVSSTLGLELTFNKEGVTVGSRAPGAVVASLVSIYGEGAHGTSTIFMNQQAFSTYVEKLSQGMIAPDIDDDMAMSVIGEIGNMVSGKSVVTLSQLGFEGLDLTPPQLFKGKNIKTLRMPEESGYTFTLPFYINEDRESIVFQVLLFRK
- the gyrA gene encoding DNA gyrase subunit A gives rise to the protein MTDSTGGPRDFGRVIPLPLEEEIKNSYLDYAMSVIVGRALPDARDGLKPVQRRILYAMLGLGLRHNQGYKKSARVVGETMGKYHPHGDSAIYDTMARMAQDFSMRYPHVDGQGNFGSIDGDPPAAMRYTEARLTALGEEMLQDIDEDTVDWGPNFDDSLQEPLTLPCRLPNLLINGSSGIAVGMATNIPPHNLGEVADALCYILDRKEDEEAELGEVMRFLHGPDFPTGGQILGREGIIDAYRTGRGKVVMRGRTTIEDLPRGKQAIIINEIPYLLNKTTFIETIAKNVQTKQLEGITDVRDESDRNGLRIVLEISRDHNAQLTLRQLYSRTQLQSTFGVINLALVNGQPRVMPLLEMLSIFLDYRREVVRRRTEFRLQKAEARAHIVEGLLKALDVIDEIVALIRASRDTDAARAGLIERFDFSEKQAQSILDMRLQRLTGLERQKLEEEYEQLIRQIEYYRSVLGDPQILDGVIKEELLDVRRRFGNERRTEIVDEIGDYSSEDLIPEKDLVVVLSRDSYLRRMPLEDYRCQGKGGKGVKGATPKGEDEIAFVTVGSTHRNVLLFTSRGRIFAIRGHMIPHPKAGKGKHVSRFIALEEGERVVAIRDSRLAGARYVFFLTKQGIAKRMPADELERITRAGRRILTLAPGDEIARVRCSGGGEDLLFVTAAGKALRVSEEEFRPLGRQARGVRGIRLAEGDHVVGCDIVRPGRTLLLLSRRGLGKRVRYDDFTPRHRGGQGVRAMNAGARTGEVIASWGVAENDSVMVISSRGRMVRCNASEIRLLGRQATGVIAVRLDDGDSVADMGVIRCDTEEEE
- the pssA gene encoding CDP-diacylglycerol--serine O-phosphatidyltransferase, giving the protein MITSGNILCGVLSLVMTLHGHIVPAAWLVFVAMMFDFMDGKMARLLGGGSEFGEELDSLADMVSFGAAPALLLYKVALWDLWGILGALTAAFFVICGALRLARFNVTHSDGNYFEGLPIPGAALLLSSLVFGGMVPLPPVMALVTLGTASLMVSSVPFGNLKQLQWDHVNQRRLVFLAGLLVVLAVVFQERSPLVGTVIYVVSGFFRFDWGAWLTISWVPSRSTERDL
- a CDS encoding phosphatidylserine decarboxylase is translated as MRLRREGAPVMGGLLFAVAGGWIIDPAVAAGLAPLLVLVVWFYRDPPRSAGGGREAAVSPADGKVVEIDYASHAFTGPALRIGIFMSPLDVHVNRVPLNGAVAFLRHVPGRKAMAFHPNAPEENERLYMGLQSEFGPVVVVQIAGFLARRISCWVREGDHLERGGRYGMIHFGSRVDIYLPRRMSCSVREGQRVRAGETILGVMYGGAEE
- the thiT gene encoding energy-coupled thiamine transporter ThiT, which translates into the protein MNGTRTRVMVEGALVVALSVALSYVKIWRMPQGGSITIENVPLLLFALRYGFRWGIGAGAVSGLLQLALGGYIVHPAQALLDYPLAFGALGTAALLRTPLWAGICLGTAVRLFCHVFSGALFFASYAPEGTSIWLYSITYNGSFMLPSLVLSILLVYLLWPRLGNLDQGERG